The bacterium genome includes a region encoding these proteins:
- a CDS encoding PaaI family thioesterase, which produces MVIPLKDEQKCFACGKLNPYGLHLEFTRIDQNSLRTTFTPREYHQGWAEYLHGGLISTILDEVMVRLAYELGLRVMTAEINIRYKKAVKIGTPLVAESKLIQQNKRLVQTEAELLSADRTIRYAFATAKLILL; this is translated from the coding sequence ATGGTAATTCCTTTGAAGGATGAACAGAAATGTTTTGCTTGTGGAAAACTTAATCCTTACGGTTTGCATTTGGAATTTACTCGGATAGACCAGAATTCTCTCCGAACTACATTTACTCCTAGGGAATATCATCAGGGTTGGGCAGAATATCTTCATGGTGGATTAATTTCAACGATTCTTGACGAAGTTATGGTTCGCTTGGCTTATGAACTTGGTTTGCGTGTGATGACCGCGGAAATTAATATCCGATATAAAAAAGCAGTTAAAATAGGTACACCGTTAGTAGCGGAATCAAAGCTAATCCAGCAGAATAAACGATTAGTCCAAACGGAAGCTGAGCTTCTCTCAGCTGATCGAACTATCCGGTATGCTTTTGCTACGGCAAAATTGATCCTCTTATAA
- a CDS encoding phosphoenolpyruvate carboxykinase, which produces MKKEKDKPKPSHEKVNEVIPLAEPKPISRNLNISLQERNELIKLAERYLGYDSLYIWNANLNGIILQLRTNDAHLDDFWRENWYPALLDHSLRPHGTLYAISGITDMAPGLFYHSGSKTGFILSSNFYGEVRSLALGIALDISEEHNAVHFIRGALVDVNGEGVVITGLTDSGRSTHSFLLLQMDRARIHSNEWIYVEHLGGEKGRLSTHVSDRKFYLKSSTAKINPRIKELLKKCKEKDGYIMLDPLWIGGQEKYLDTTRIKLFFFLVPDVNDPKLAKRLKPEEALSLLVNAKQPFFNPHALVINNQRKALQTEFFKEVFNFAAAYQINTVHPVFEVQRKMREIIISGEYMKPMKEIVMPVALELKLPQIDTKLLSAAVTELYQQSNVQHITPLEAKRMAEPYGTKTRFGNYNFVSTVKNRSAGLTVYVGSPRVMQSKLNPRQKEILKSLPRTIEEVNKYLKRAPFVCTERTMGDNNYFAPRCRLFVSVHRKEMVRLAHMINQTLLPLKEKTKGPLLNLVYIPEWQEKDRQILVFPEIGITYVLGSDYYGEAKKGFLRMAMWHAKEQGMLGLHAGAKILKARGIDGKIRKYSMIIFGLTATGKTTHSCHDHGLTGKGEGIEIVQDDFVALRKDGACLGTEQGFYLKTEGVNPEVQPLIYQAATTPNAIFENVMVDYLGNVLFDDETLTGNGRGIMQRSDFGTYASPSINLPPLEEVDGMIVAFITRRNTVVPIVSKLTIEQAAAAFMLGESIESSGSDPRRAGESVREVGTNPFIVGSEAEEGNIFYNFLKSHPEKVHCYLLNTGGVGEITEISEEGTKVVRQKVLRVQIPEMAAIIRGIARGSIEWKKDEYWNVMVPNSVEGMDINRFELTKFYPEVKIEELVHQLRLERIEYIQNFKGLDSKIVDAVKEL; this is translated from the coding sequence ATGAAAAAAGAAAAAGATAAACCAAAACCAAGCCATGAAAAAGTAAATGAAGTGATACCATTGGCTGAACCGAAACCGATATCACGTAACCTTAATATTTCACTGCAGGAACGAAATGAGTTGATTAAACTTGCTGAACGATATCTCGGATACGACTCACTTTATATTTGGAACGCAAACCTCAATGGGATAATTTTGCAATTACGAACTAATGATGCGCATCTAGATGATTTCTGGCGTGAAAATTGGTATCCTGCACTCCTTGACCATAGTCTACGTCCTCATGGGACACTCTATGCAATTAGTGGAATAACTGATATGGCACCGGGGTTATTTTATCATTCAGGAAGTAAAACCGGATTTATATTGAGTTCAAACTTTTATGGTGAAGTACGGTCTTTAGCGCTTGGCATAGCGTTAGATATTTCTGAAGAGCACAATGCGGTACATTTTATCCGGGGAGCACTCGTTGATGTTAATGGTGAAGGAGTCGTTATCACCGGATTGACCGATAGTGGTCGTTCGACTCATAGTTTTTTATTATTACAAATGGATCGCGCTCGGATTCATTCGAATGAATGGATTTATGTTGAACATCTTGGTGGTGAAAAAGGACGGTTATCCACTCATGTTTCTGATAGAAAATTTTATCTCAAATCCAGCACAGCTAAAATTAATCCGCGAATTAAAGAACTGTTGAAAAAATGTAAAGAAAAAGATGGATATATAATGCTCGACCCACTTTGGATCGGTGGTCAGGAGAAATACCTCGATACGACTCGTATCAAACTATTCTTTTTTCTTGTACCTGACGTGAATGATCCAAAATTAGCGAAGCGATTGAAACCAGAAGAAGCGTTATCTCTATTAGTCAATGCCAAACAGCCGTTTTTTAATCCGCATGCTTTAGTAATCAACAATCAACGGAAAGCATTACAAACCGAATTTTTTAAAGAAGTATTCAATTTCGCGGCTGCATATCAAATTAATACTGTCCATCCGGTTTTCGAAGTCCAACGGAAAATGCGCGAGATTATTATTTCCGGCGAATATATGAAACCGATGAAAGAAATTGTTATGCCGGTTGCTTTAGAATTAAAACTTCCACAGATTGATACGAAATTATTAAGTGCAGCTGTAACGGAATTATATCAACAGTCGAATGTACAACATATTACTCCGCTTGAAGCGAAACGCATGGCAGAACCTTATGGTACGAAAACTCGGTTCGGGAATTATAATTTTGTTTCTACCGTAAAAAATCGCAGTGCAGGATTGACCGTGTATGTTGGTAGTCCACGGGTAATGCAGTCAAAATTGAATCCGCGACAGAAAGAAATATTAAAAAGTCTACCCCGAACAATTGAAGAAGTCAATAAATATTTAAAACGAGCCCCATTCGTCTGCACTGAACGAACTATGGGAGATAATAATTATTTTGCGCCTCGATGCCGTTTATTTGTTTCCGTTCATCGAAAAGAGATGGTTCGGTTAGCGCATATGATTAACCAAACATTGTTGCCTTTAAAAGAAAAAACAAAAGGACCATTGCTTAACCTCGTTTATATTCCAGAATGGCAAGAAAAAGACCGACAGATATTGGTGTTTCCGGAAATTGGGATAACCTATGTGCTTGGGTCAGATTATTATGGAGAAGCAAAAAAAGGATTTTTGCGGATGGCAATGTGGCACGCGAAAGAACAAGGTATGCTTGGGTTACATGCAGGCGCAAAAATCCTGAAAGCTCGTGGTATAGATGGTAAGATTCGTAAATATAGTATGATTATTTTCGGATTAACTGCCACAGGGAAAACAACTCATTCCTGTCATGACCATGGTTTGACCGGAAAAGGTGAAGGAATAGAAATCGTACAGGATGATTTTGTTGCATTACGGAAAGATGGGGCTTGTTTAGGAACAGAACAAGGGTTCTATCTTAAAACGGAAGGGGTTAATCCGGAAGTCCAGCCATTAATCTATCAAGCGGCAACAACTCCCAACGCTATTTTCGAAAATGTTATGGTAGATTATCTCGGTAATGTTCTTTTTGATGATGAAACGCTTACCGGAAATGGACGCGGAATTATGCAGCGCTCAGATTTTGGTACCTATGCAAGTCCGAGTATTAATTTACCGCCGTTAGAAGAAGTTGACGGTATGATTGTTGCTTTTATCACTCGCAGGAATACAGTCGTTCCAATCGTATCCAAATTAACTATCGAACAAGCAGCAGCTGCGTTTATGCTTGGAGAATCAATCGAGAGTTCGGGTTCAGACCCGCGCCGAGCTGGCGAATCCGTGCGTGAAGTAGGAACTAATCCTTTCATAGTTGGTAGTGAAGCTGAAGAAGGCAATATTTTCTACAACTTTTTAAAATCACATCCGGAGAAAGTACATTGTTATTTATTGAACACTGGCGGAGTAGGTGAAATAACCGAAATTTCTGAAGAGGGGACAAAAGTTGTCCGACAAAAAGTACTACGAGTCCAGATACCAGAAATGGCTGCAATCATTCGAGGTATTGCGCGAGGTTCTATTGAATGGAAGAAAGATGAATATTGGAATGTGATGGTTCCTAACAGTGTAGAAGGTATGGATATCAATCGATTTGAATTAACAAAATTTTATCCCGAGGTTAAAATAGAAGAATTAGTACATCAATTACGACTTGAACGAATTGAATATATCCAGAATTTCAAAGGATTAGATTCAAAAATTGTTGATGCGGTTAAAGAATTATAG
- a CDS encoding sugar phosphate nucleotidyltransferase → MMTLTALIMAGGRGERFWPKSRKKSPKQTLTLFNGQPLINSALNLLTPVISQERIFIVTEKSVAKPICAVLPQTFPAKNLIIEPMGRNTAACIGLGTVYITQKYPDAIIAVICADHLIPDGDSFRQHLLLAVQIAEQHDYLVTFGINPSYPETGFGYIASGDMLLTSNGLSVYRVKRFIEKPDKPTAERYVVSGTYFWNSGMFVWRASTILAQIQRFMPQLYNGLQKIQSVIGTPQEQSVIHAVYRNLDKIPIDKGIMEKSDRVAVVKSIFPWSDIGSWLTLDLIREKNGDGNVALGDYLGIDTKNNIIVSDNQLVAAIGIKDMVVVATKDVVLICPKERTQEVKQIVTQLASDPKYGRYL, encoded by the coding sequence ATGATGACATTAACTGCACTCATCATGGCTGGAGGGCGAGGAGAACGATTCTGGCCGAAAAGTAGAAAGAAATCCCCAAAACAAACCTTAACCTTATTCAATGGACAACCCCTTATCAACAGTGCACTGAATCTGTTAACCCCTGTGATCTCGCAAGAGCGGATTTTTATTGTTACTGAAAAATCGGTTGCGAAACCGATCTGTGCGGTTCTTCCGCAGACATTTCCAGCAAAGAATCTTATTATCGAACCGATGGGAAGAAACACCGCTGCTTGTATCGGATTAGGAACGGTATATATTACCCAGAAATATCCGGATGCGATCATTGCGGTTATTTGTGCCGACCATCTAATACCGGATGGTGATAGTTTCAGACAACATCTCTTGTTAGCGGTGCAAATCGCTGAACAGCATGATTATTTGGTAACTTTTGGGATAAATCCGAGTTATCCCGAAACTGGATTTGGATATATCGCATCCGGAGATATGTTACTTACTTCCAATGGTTTATCAGTGTATCGGGTGAAACGGTTTATTGAAAAGCCCGATAAACCGACTGCGGAACGCTATGTCGTCAGCGGAACCTATTTTTGGAATAGCGGGATGTTTGTCTGGCGTGCGTCAACTATCCTTGCACAAATCCAGCGGTTTATGCCGCAGCTTTATAATGGTTTACAAAAAATCCAGTCGGTTATTGGAACGCCACAGGAACAATCAGTTATTCACGCTGTCTATCGTAACCTCGATAAAATACCGATTGATAAAGGAATTATGGAGAAATCTGACCGAGTTGCAGTAGTTAAAAGTATATTTCCATGGTCAGATATTGGTTCTTGGTTGACCTTAGATTTAATTCGAGAAAAAAATGGGGATGGAAACGTTGCGCTTGGAGATTACTTAGGGATAGATACTAAAAATAATATTATAGTTTCTGACAACCAATTAGTGGCAGCGATAGGAATTAAAGATATGGTGGTTGTAGCAACGAAAGATGTGGTCTTGATTTGCCCTAAGGAGCGAACCCAGGAAGTTAAACAGATTGTTACCCAATTAGCGTCAGATCCCAAATATGGTCGATATTTGTAA
- the rpoN gene encoding RNA polymerase factor sigma-54 codes for MLTQRLLQRQVQKLVMTPQMQQAIQLLQLQTMELAQLIEQEMEQNPMLEQVEAIEPEEEPTVASDEVDTSISVPPLSEPERTEGSDSSEQLTADDLKAVEEINWDDLFSDDRIWESTSSEVEPYSEEKRGGYISNIATRGQTLQEYLLSQLSFAELSKRESLIAETIIGNIDVDGYLNVTIEEIVQEVQKEAAERGIQGLQDITAEEVQKVLDQIQQFDPPGVAARSLQECLLLQLPARKIDDPIVKEILTNHFQELERHKYPQLAKKLKVPLSRIQKAIDIISTLEPKPGRQFIAIVPQTIIPDVIVEKVDGEYQVRLNDDDIPQLRISPVYQSMLRNREKLSKEQYEFLLDKYKSAKNLIRNIERRKKTILLITESIVKMQRDFFEKGIEFLKPLKLREIAEQVGVHESTVARVTTNKYVQTPHGLFELKYFFSSGVDSDGGDMVSARSIRQMIQSLIQNENPQKPLSDQTIADILNAKGINIARRTVAKYREQMKILPAHMRKRIT; via the coding sequence ATGCTTACTCAACGGTTATTACAACGACAGGTTCAAAAATTGGTCATGACACCGCAAATGCAGCAGGCGATCCAACTTTTGCAGCTGCAAACCATGGAACTTGCCCAGTTGATTGAACAAGAAATGGAACAGAATCCGATGCTAGAGCAGGTTGAGGCTATTGAACCGGAAGAAGAACCGACCGTGGCTTCTGATGAGGTAGATACATCAATCAGCGTTCCCCCTTTATCAGAACCTGAGCGAACCGAAGGGTCAGATTCGAGTGAACAATTGACCGCGGATGATTTAAAAGCCGTTGAAGAGATAAATTGGGATGATTTATTTTCGGATGACCGAATTTGGGAAAGTACATCATCAGAAGTTGAACCATATAGTGAAGAAAAACGGGGCGGATATATTTCTAATATAGCAACTCGTGGCCAGACTTTACAAGAATATCTGCTTTCCCAACTTAGTTTCGCCGAGTTATCTAAGCGCGAATCGCTGATTGCAGAGACAATTATTGGTAATATTGATGTTGATGGTTATTTGAATGTTACCATCGAGGAAATTGTTCAAGAGGTACAAAAAGAAGCAGCGGAACGCGGTATCCAAGGATTACAAGATATAACGGCAGAAGAGGTTCAGAAAGTTCTCGATCAAATCCAACAGTTTGACCCACCAGGGGTAGCAGCGCGTTCTCTGCAAGAATGTCTCCTGCTTCAACTCCCAGCAAGAAAAATTGATGACCCGATTGTAAAAGAAATATTAACGAATCATTTCCAAGAGTTAGAACGACATAAATATCCGCAATTAGCCAAAAAGTTGAAAGTACCGTTAAGTCGCATTCAGAAAGCAATCGATATTATTTCTACATTAGAACCTAAACCAGGTCGGCAATTTATTGCAATTGTTCCGCAGACAATTATTCCTGATGTTATTGTAGAAAAAGTTGACGGTGAATATCAGGTTCGGTTGAATGATGATGATATTCCGCAGTTGCGGATTAGTCCGGTGTATCAATCGATGCTACGTAACCGAGAGAAACTATCGAAAGAACAATATGAATTTCTCCTTGACAAGTATAAATCAGCGAAAAATTTGATTCGCAATATTGAACGCCGAAAGAAGACTATACTACTGATTACTGAAAGTATCGTTAAAATGCAACGTGATTTTTTTGAAAAAGGAATAGAATTTTTAAAACCGCTCAAACTACGGGAAATTGCCGAACAGGTTGGTGTCCATGAATCTACGGTAGCGCGAGTAACTACCAATAAATATGTTCAGACACCGCATGGATTGTTCGAATTAAAATATTTCTTTAGCAGCGGCGTTGATAGTGATGGCGGTGATATGGTTTCTGCACGGAGTATTCGGCAGATGATTCAATCATTAATCCAAAATGAAAATCCCCAAAAGCCGTTATCTGACCAGACTATTGCGGATATTCTCAACGCGAAAGGAATAAACATCGCACGCCGGACTGTCGCAAAATATCGGGAACAAATGAAAATACTACCTGCGCATATGCGGAAACGAATTACCTAA
- the bamD gene encoding outer membrane protein assembly factor BamD, which translates to MKTFIKNNTGIIIGISGIAILLLFSGCVTTQQAEQMSIDLRLIQQQLAQNRDDFATLRKDMLMNKEETAKILTQNTKELKAETAALRDNIDRIQKNQAEMNMKINGLSQDISVVQGKLDEYKDRITATAQKVDTIEVNLGKRLDSLKSTINKRIDTLEAKVAASGTSGVVEPISDTTGVNPTIDTTEPPDPDQLYRTAYSDYVKGNYDIAIEQMILYLQHFPESENAHSIRYMLGDCYYNKKQYDLALAEFDKIIKQTPTSDKIPAVMLKRAYIYREQKKDTEYVAELKSLIKKYPLSPEAEIAIDELKSEK; encoded by the coding sequence ATGAAGACATTCATAAAAAATAATACTGGCATCATTATAGGTATCTCAGGTATAGCTATATTATTACTTTTTTCCGGTTGTGTAACAACTCAACAAGCTGAACAGATGTCCATAGATTTAAGATTAATTCAACAACAATTAGCTCAAAACCGTGATGATTTTGCAACGTTACGTAAAGATATGCTGATGAATAAAGAAGAAACAGCAAAAATATTAACCCAGAATACGAAAGAGCTAAAAGCAGAAACAGCAGCATTGAGAGATAATATAGATCGGATCCAGAAGAATCAGGCGGAAATGAATATGAAAATCAATGGGTTAAGTCAAGATATTAGTGTCGTTCAAGGGAAATTGGATGAATATAAAGACCGAATTACTGCTACCGCGCAAAAAGTTGATACTATTGAAGTGAATTTAGGGAAACGACTAGATTCATTAAAATCAACGATTAATAAACGGATTGATACGTTGGAAGCAAAAGTTGCTGCTAGTGGAACGAGTGGTGTTGTTGAACCAATCAGTGATACTACTGGAGTTAATCCAACGATTGATACTACTGAACCACCCGATCCAGACCAATTGTATCGTACCGCTTATAGTGATTACGTCAAAGGGAATTACGATATAGCAATTGAACAAATGATACTCTATCTTCAACATTTTCCTGAATCCGAAAACGCGCATTCTATTCGCTATATGCTAGGTGATTGCTATTACAACAAAAAGCAATATGACTTGGCATTAGCTGAATTTGATAAAATTATTAAACAGACACCAACAAGCGATAAAATTCCTGCTGTGATGTTGAAACGAGCATATATATACCGCGAACAAAAAAAGGATACAGAATACGTTGCAGAATTGAAATCGTTGATTAAAAAGTATCCCTTGTCTCCGGAAGCAGAAATTGCCATTGATGAATTGAAATCAGAAAAATAA
- the pal gene encoding peptidoglycan-associated lipoprotein Pal gives MTLKRTMWFMVVTTLVVVLIFSFGCSCFKKAKKVEAKPEVKQQPPPPPPPPAKPPVKPPEEPMEKPEPPPPAPPTEEEVKLPPPPAPPKAIELLPVYFAFDKSDLTPEAIATLNKNVAVLKANPDLKVVVEGHCDERGTVEYNMALGERRAKAVRDYYISAGIDKSRIRIISYGEERPIDPGHNEEAWAKNRRSETVKEIQ, from the coding sequence ATGACCTTAAAACGAACGATGTGGTTTATGGTGGTAACAACGTTGGTAGTAGTGTTGATTTTTTCATTCGGTTGTAGTTGTTTTAAAAAAGCAAAAAAGGTTGAAGCGAAACCGGAAGTAAAACAGCAACCACCACCACCGCCGCCACCACCAGCGAAACCACCGGTGAAACCACCGGAAGAGCCCATGGAGAAACCTGAACCGCCACCACCAGCGCCACCAACTGAAGAAGAGGTTAAATTGCCGCCACCGCCAGCACCGCCGAAAGCAATCGAGTTATTGCCGGTATATTTTGCGTTTGATAAATCGGATTTAACTCCTGAAGCAATAGCAACCTTAAATAAAAACGTTGCAGTGCTGAAAGCGAATCCGGACCTGAAAGTAGTCGTTGAAGGACATTGCGATGAACGGGGGACAGTTGAATATAATATGGCGTTAGGTGAACGGCGAGCGAAAGCTGTCCGGGATTACTATATTTCTGCTGGAATTGATAAAAGTCGTATTCGTATTATTAGTTACGGTGAAGAACGACCGATTGATCCTGGACATAACGAAGAAGCTTGGGCGAAAAATCGACGTAGCGAGACCGTCAAAGAAATTCAATAA
- the tolB gene encoding Tol-Pal system beta propeller repeat protein TolB, whose amino-acid sequence MALKYKIIVQQKITFKLLILIMLIFLFGSIVHTQDVYLQTEGTVRKIVVVLNEWLAQSGSESSPSHYSVKNLSAIPKFDLEFTGLFDVITTSQELTAELDYPFLRELKAIVATKGTYSLKGEQLQVDTEVYDVAKGTMIWGKRYTGDVESQREIMHRLSDTILASFGLSGIGNSKIAFISNAKGNKELYMMDYDGYNVIQLTNDKSITLSPSWSPDTTKIAYVSYKRGNPDLYVIDVSSRVTKCIASFQGQNTAPAWSPDGRYIAASLSKDGNGEIYLIPADGHGVPRRLTFDRGIDTSPCWSPSGKQIAFVSDRSGSPQIYIMDAIGSNLRRLTFEGKYNASPNWSPRGDYISYVTMQGNELNICIIQVDGQGLRQLTTGYGNCENPSWSPDGRHICFSSNRYGSEQIFAVRVSDNHIVQLSNLKGNNTEPDWTK is encoded by the coding sequence ATGGCATTGAAATATAAAATAATTGTACAACAGAAAATAACATTCAAATTATTAATACTTATCATGCTCATTTTCCTTTTTGGAAGTATAGTTCATACGCAGGATGTATATCTGCAAACGGAAGGCACGGTTCGGAAAATAGTAGTGGTTTTGAATGAATGGTTAGCACAATCTGGATCCGAATCATCTCCTTCACATTACTCAGTGAAGAATTTATCTGCAATTCCAAAATTTGATTTAGAGTTTACCGGATTATTTGATGTGATAACTACCAGTCAGGAATTAACTGCGGAGCTCGATTATCCGTTTTTACGTGAATTGAAAGCGATCGTTGCGACGAAAGGAACCTATTCGCTGAAAGGGGAGCAATTGCAGGTTGACACGGAAGTTTATGATGTGGCGAAAGGAACGATGATTTGGGGCAAACGATATACCGGCGATGTAGAATCACAACGGGAAATAATGCATCGGTTATCTGATACTATTTTAGCAAGTTTTGGTCTATCTGGTATTGGAAATAGTAAAATTGCATTCATTTCCAATGCGAAAGGAAATAAAGAGTTATACATGATGGATTATGATGGTTATAATGTCATCCAGTTAACTAACGATAAATCTATCACGTTATCACCATCGTGGTCTCCGGATACAACAAAAATCGCCTATGTAAGTTATAAACGCGGAAATCCGGATCTATATGTGATTGATGTTTCGTCTCGAGTGACGAAATGTATTGCTTCGTTTCAAGGGCAAAATACAGCACCGGCGTGGTCCCCTGATGGACGATATATTGCCGCATCGTTGAGCAAAGATGGGAATGGGGAAATATACTTAATTCCTGCTGATGGACATGGTGTTCCACGCCGATTGACGTTTGACCGCGGGATTGATACATCTCCGTGTTGGTCTCCGAGCGGCAAGCAAATTGCGTTTGTTTCTGACCGGAGTGGGAGTCCGCAAATTTATATTATGGATGCTATTGGTAGTAATCTCCGCCGATTAACCTTTGAAGGGAAATATAATGCTTCGCCGAACTGGTCGCCGCGAGGTGACTATATCAGTTATGTTACCATGCAGGGAAATGAATTGAATATTTGTATTATTCAAGTTGATGGGCAAGGATTACGACAATTGACTACTGGATATGGTAATTGCGAAAATCCTTCGTGGTCTCCCGATGGTCGGCATATCTGTTTCAGTTCAAATCGATATGGGAGTGAACAGATTTTTGCAGTGAGAGTTTCCGATAACCATATTGTTCAGCTGAGCAATTTGAAAGGGAATAATACCGAACCTGACTGGACGAAATGA
- a CDS encoding TonB family protein, giving the protein MNMRISLSFSTAIHLLFISMLWVWGTTLKPKPHYVPVYNVSLVDLPSGVGFFVPNAAAPQLVEPTVKQIPQINITPKISKEEKIPVIVAKIPEPKISTSFLKESIPGTNVPSVSSAGRESPTIVIGPAGTGLATDGIPFPYPYYLVAVQNKISENWQPPARATASRESKTVVFFQIQRTGRITNIQVEQSSGSIQLDAAAVRAVQLADPLPPLPQGFQSEVLRIHFGFVYYAE; this is encoded by the coding sequence ATGAACATGCGAATTTCATTATCATTTTCAACGGCAATACATTTACTTTTCATTTCGATGCTATGGGTTTGGGGCACTACATTAAAACCGAAACCACACTATGTACCGGTATATAATGTTAGTTTAGTTGATTTACCATCAGGTGTAGGCTTTTTCGTGCCGAATGCAGCGGCACCACAGCTAGTAGAACCGACAGTGAAACAAATTCCTCAAATTAATATTACGCCAAAAATAAGTAAAGAAGAAAAAATTCCGGTCATCGTTGCGAAAATTCCTGAACCGAAAATATCCACGTCATTCCTGAAAGAATCAATACCAGGGACGAATGTTCCGTCCGTAAGTTCTGCTGGTAGAGAATCTCCAACCATTGTTATCGGTCCAGCAGGGACCGGACTTGCAACCGATGGGATTCCGTTTCCGTATCCATATTATCTAGTCGCCGTTCAGAATAAAATTAGTGAAAATTGGCAACCGCCAGCGAGAGCTACCGCTTCACGTGAATCAAAAACCGTTGTTTTTTTTCAGATACAACGAACTGGACGGATAACTAATATTCAAGTTGAACAGAGTTCTGGCTCGATACAGCTTGATGCGGCGGCAGTTCGTGCAGTGCAATTAGCTGACCCATTACCGCCATTACCACAAGGGTTTCAATCGGAGGTACTACGGATCCATTTTGGGTTCGTCTACTATGCAGAATAA
- a CDS encoding biopolymer transporter ExbD: MPFNKKNDSITTMSTINVVPLIDVALVLLVIFMIVTPVLHQSLNVQLPKTKSQGTEVTGKWVVTIADDKKIYLNDKSITLSELASKMNAIGQTTSSAEVFLRADRRVSYGYVVQVMDVIKKAGIHRLGIVTSPDITGTQ, from the coding sequence ATGCCATTCAATAAAAAAAATGATTCGATTACAACAATGTCAACTATCAATGTGGTTCCATTGATAGATGTAGCGTTGGTATTATTAGTTATTTTCATGATAGTTACGCCGGTATTACATCAGAGTTTAAACGTTCAGTTACCAAAAACCAAATCGCAAGGAACCGAAGTGACCGGCAAGTGGGTGGTTACCATCGCAGATGATAAAAAGATTTATTTGAATGATAAATCGATTACCTTATCTGAACTAGCATCGAAAATGAATGCGATTGGACAGACTACATCAAGTGCTGAGGTGTTTCTTCGTGCGGATCGAAGAGTATCGTATGGCTATGTAGTTCAGGTCATGGATGTTATTAAGAAAGCCGGAATACATCGGTTAGGTATTGTAACGAGTCCGGATATAACCGGAACCCAATAA
- a CDS encoding MotA/TolQ/ExbB proton channel family protein, translating to MLTFFFSIAHIQTQQNVQLIDVANNNSAWNIFIQTIVQSVIHSGPVGKLILLILLFYSIVSWAIIFNRFFVIHRAKTRAVNFINAIWTRIGRLPEVTELEKVPDNPVVAVVRAAYHEIGPHLSVSNPLENESKLRNLDRVLTRVMQMQVAQLEKYLNFLGTTASACPYWGLLGTVWGILSAFYTMGSAGTASITTIGPSLAEALIATAAGLTAAIPALIAYNYFIGQIKFISRQMEQVGSEILSLVEKQ from the coding sequence ATGCTAACCTTTTTTTTCAGTATTGCTCATATCCAGACGCAACAAAATGTCCAATTGATTGATGTGGCGAACAATAATAGTGCATGGAATATATTTATACAAACTATCGTTCAATCAGTTATCCATAGCGGACCAGTCGGTAAACTTATCCTGTTAATTTTATTATTCTATTCGATAGTATCCTGGGCGATTATCTTCAATCGTTTTTTCGTTATTCATAGAGCAAAAACACGAGCAGTTAATTTTATCAATGCTATTTGGACAAGGATAGGTCGTTTGCCGGAGGTAACCGAATTGGAAAAGGTACCGGATAATCCGGTCGTCGCAGTAGTCCGAGCTGCGTATCACGAAATAGGACCGCATCTCTCAGTCTCGAATCCGTTAGAGAACGAAAGTAAACTGCGAAATCTTGACCGAGTATTAACCCGGGTGATGCAAATGCAAGTAGCGCAATTGGAGAAATATTTAAATTTTTTAGGGACAACCGCTAGCGCTTGTCCATATTGGGGATTACTCGGAACTGTCTGGGGAATATTAAGTGCTTTCTATACTATGGGTTCTGCAGGAACCGCAAGTATAACAACTATCGGTCCAAGTTTAGCTGAAGCGCTGATTGCGACCGCTGCGGGATTAACTGCAGCTATCCCTGCGTTAATAGCCTATAACTATTTTATCGGACAAATTAAATTTATCAGTCGACAGATGGAACAAGTAGGGTCAGAAATATTAAGTCTCGTTGAAAAACAGTAA